TGGAGGACTGACCTCTGCCTTAGATGGGGGCATATATAACAAAAGAAACATAATGTGCCTGAAAATGGAGAATAAATAGTATCACAGCTAATGAAAGCATGAACCTACAAATATTTCTTAAATTTCTTAAATTGTATGCGTTGGCACTGGATCTCATGTCTGAAGATTCAAATTTATCCTGGAGAGGTATCCTCATTAGCGCAGACTGTAAAAGTTGCAAAGTGTCAGGTGTCTTTGGTTAATAACTTAACTTGTTTAGACACTTGTGCTATTTTATGGAGGTCAGTGTGATTCCAGTTTCAATTGCCACCAGAGTACAGACTCCAACTTGCTAGTGGGCTCACATAAACTGAaattgaccagcagatggcgttCTCCTCATACACACGacagatttatttttatttattttttaaactgcaGTGTGGAGGTTCTGCATCACTGTTTTTTCTCGCCCGAAAATACTTAACTGGTCAATTTGGCAACCGTCATAACATGGCAAGCCCTCTCTGTCTCAATTTAGCTGCCATGCTTGCATCCTGCCTCTGGCCTGTCCTTCTCCGGCTTCTGCTGGAAGCAGAGGACTCGCAGGGGGATGCCCTTTATCCGGTTAAACGGCAGGTCGCAGGTGGCCCATATCATCACAACACAGCATCCCCTGCGGCCATCAATGCACGCACAGACAATCCAATCAGTTGGGCAGGGCTCGGGTGGCCAGGGAGGAAGTGGAGcggggcgagggcgagggcgaggacGAGGGTGAGGGCTGGTGCCGTGCCGACAGCTCTGCCTGGCTTTCATCTCCATCACCCCTCTCTGCATCTGCATCAAGCACAGCCACAGGATTAGCTGGCTGCTGACCTACCCAAGGCATCAGCCCAGGGGGCTGAGAGGCCGCGCACAGAACAAGTGCATGCTTTTatggtgtgcgtgcctgcatccaCTGCTACCGTAAGTGATTATTTTATTTTGCCCAataatcagaggtggaaagagtactaaaatattgtactcaagtacaagcactgttactctgttgaaaatatactcaagtacgagtaaatttaccagtcaaaaaatctactcaagtaaaaagtaaataatttaaaatgtactgtgagttaaagtaaaaagttactttttaacaatcagcatcttctgcctctagatgtgcaaggggtgcactgggttagaggaagaacagctaatgttgatctcctgtgagttaagtgaatctccattgTCAGCCTCCATATCAGCcatcatcgtttgagtgagaggtcgcacgagccaactctttataaactaggctagaattctagttttttgggttttttttactcagtaacgcttgtgctgtaaaatgtaccgaagtacattactcgaaagaaaatgtactcaagtaaaagtaaaattacacattttaaaaagtagtttaaaaagtacaagtacacaaaaacgctactcaattacagtagcgcgagtaaagtaattagttactttccacctctgccaaTAATATATCCTCTTGTTGAGTAATGTTGGGCCAAGCTTTCACAGACCAATGTACAAAAGGCAGGATAGTGAAACGATAGTAAACAACCTCAAATGTGTGCCCTTTAGTCTGTTTCACATAAACTACTGTACTTTGTTTTTTGTGCTCCTTAAAGTAATTTCCATATTGACCTATCGCCTTGTACATTATTGGATATATGCCATCTTGTCTGTACCAGGATGATTATTGTATAACACCACACAAGAGCATGGTTGATGGTTTGGATACTGTAAGTCAGCTTCCAATCCTAAACTTGGAAAATTCCTATCACTTTACGACAagacattatattgtattattatatACACCATGATCAGtttaacacattattattatCTTAATGCTTTGTAATCATTTTCTCgagagggtgcacacacacacacactctctcacacacacacacacacacacacacacacacacacacacacacacacacacacacacacacacacacacacacacacacacacacacacacacacacacacacacacacacacacacacacacatgaggatgACACTGACAAGTCTGTTATTGTCACAAAGACTGAACAGGGAGGGCACCATCCTCTGCTTACCCTTTCAAGTGGCTTTGTATGCTCTTTATTTGTACACATCAAGCCGAGCAGACAACTGACTAAAAGGTCACAAATACTTCACAGCAGTTTCAGAGAACCTTTTCTGACAGGCTGCATACCTTCCGAGGCAGATACCTGGGACTAAGTTACTGCTTCCATTCCTCTCTGTTAATGCTCAACTTTTACACATATCTTGCACAGATTGATTAAACATTGTCGCAGCTGTAAAAACGGGACTTATCAAAAACTAATGTTTGGGCCCAAAAATGAACATATGAATGTTCTTGTTCTGCCGGCTCCCTTGCACTGATCTTAGTACTAGAAACAGTGTTATGCAAGACTATAAGTTAGCAGTTCGGTCAATGATTAAGTCCTGGTGGAAACAAACTGCTGGCTCCCCCAGAATAACCCCCATCTTCGAAGCCATTGCTGCCAAGCCAGATAGCAGAACCACAAAGAACACACTGCGCTATCTCTTGCGTTATCCACATGGTGATTCAAATGATAAGGCATAGTAAGAGACACAGCAGCACACATGATTGGGTCCCCGACactgacacttacacacacttctctttcaGTCCTGCACTGACTTTCTCAGACTGTGTTAGGCACAGCTCTGTTTAGGCTTCGGCCATTCCCAAGAGTCATGGAAAACAATGCCCGAGAAGAAGTGGGCAAAGGCAAGATGGAGGATGAGGACAGGGAGAGCAGTCGGTCTAGCAGTGGGTCTAGCAAAGGGCGAAAGCTCTCTCGGGAGTCTGTGATTATGCTGTCTGTTGCTGGGGGACTAGTGTTGCTGctgttggtcattgccattcctgCCATTGTTCTTACCCAATCTTCAGGTACAGTACAATACTTTAAATTACATTTTAGAATGACTTAAAATCATATTTTAAGGTCTTGGAATGATCAGCTTAATGTACAAGTGTAAATGAAGACCTTGTGACACTGTATGGTTCACACAGTGTAACAAACGATAGGAATCAATgtactacagcagtgattctcaaactgtgggccggggcccactggtgggccctgaaggtattccaagtgggccttgaaatcattttctaaaaatcaatatCATACTTTTCTGTGAGTTGCAATTGATTTATTTGGATTTTATAtgggttttattgtttattgggtcagaggtgggaccCGATCCTCCTGGACCCGGACCCCTGTACTACAGTATACTAAGGGAAAGTGTTACGTTACTTTCCAATACAAACACAACAACATGGCTTTATCATTATCAGTCATTCTAAGTTCATTGATTGGTGTGCTGCACTTGCAGGGTCGTCTCCTGTCAAGGTCCCCTTCCCCCCTGATGCGGACATGTTGGACTTCCTGATGGGAAATGGGAAAATACAAGACAAGGACGGCCTGTACGCCACCTGGTACCACTCTGCCAATAACAAATCCCAGCTTGATGAAGCCCTAAAAAGTGAGTTTACTACTTTGTACTAACTTTGTTCCTCCCTGCAACATGTGTGATTTTTCTGGAGCTGGACGTGTCCCTCAGTGCAACGACAGCAACTTCAGTGTGTTGATATTTGTAGTATCCACACTCAAATCGATTATTCTCTTTAGCTGTAGAGGTTCGGcatagttttgtttgtttgtttgttcaaggTGCATGGAGTGCTCATAAACACAGCGTTGCCTAAAACACTCATCCCACTCCCACCCCGTAGCTCTGCTTTTATCATCCCACAATTCCCAAATCCTTAGAGGCACATACTAAAAGACCAGACATCATAATATTCCTTTGGGGTTGTTTCATCGCCTGGTGTTATTTCCTTAATTCCAAAATctaggttttatgtttatttaataacttttctatttatttatttatttttattattattattttaccttatgttttataatgttttaaatgttttttgactcttatttatttccttctttcttccctgtttcctttcatttaactttgtgaagcacattgagttgcacctgtgtatgaaatgcgctatataaataaacttgccttgccttgccatgccttgccttgcctaggttCGGTCATGGTGCTGGAGGCTGATGTGCAAGTTGAAGGCTATGGCACCGCAAACCAGACCACCATTCCCATTATGGCGCATCCACCTGATGTGTTCAGTGACAACACCTTACAAGAGTGGATAGACAGAGTCCTTGAATCAGATAAAGGTAAGAAGGCTAGGAAATGATGGTCCTGTTTTAAGAAAAATATTCATTCAACTGATGTGATTTTCCTATTAGTGTGTTATGGCAGCTGTctaatgtttgaatgtaacatttTTTATTAAGGCTTTCGTCTGATTTTGTCTCTTGTATTAGCAGTCTACTAGGACACGAACGTGAGCCTGGCATAATACCCTATGTCTGATTCAATTTACAGGTATCAAACTGGACTTTAAAAGTATTGAAGCAGTAGAGCCATCTCTTCAGATACTGAGAGCCAAAAATCAAACAGCACACATTAACCGGCCTGTGTGGCTGAACGCAGACATCATTCATGGGCCTGGGGTTCCTACGTTTATCCCAGTGGTGGATGGTGCAAGGTAATACTAACTTtgcttttgttatttttttatataaataagGACACTTGTTTATTGCTCTACCAGTACATGTATATTCCATTTTTACAGTGCATTCACCATACTTGTTTTGTTCTCATGTTGAACAATTCAGATATATAGAAACATGCTCTAAAATCAGTTTTTTCATGAACTCTCCTCTGCAAAGGTTCATCCAACTAATTCAGCAGACATTTCCGGAGGTTACCATCTCACCGGGATGGAAGGTTTTGTTTGTGCCACAGTTTCCCAACGTTACATACTCAGAAGCCATGATGACGGAAATGTTTGATGCCATTCGTAACGTTCCACAGAAAATAACCTTCCCTATCCATGCTCTTATGGCTAAGAATGGCTGGCCATATATCAGTTGGCTGCTTAGCCAGTCACCCAGGTAACACCAGTCTTCTTCATTTATGTAATCTTTACATAATTAAAGAGTTTATAGGTTTTAACTGCCCGTCACTGGTATTATCTTGGCAATGTCTCTTctttttacatacattttttattttatttttgggaGGCTGACCTCCAAACAGACAAATTAAAGCGTAAAGTTCTTATTACCTAATTAAAAACATGATAATTAAGATATGGAAAGCACAAATTCtacaatttttgtttttgttttttttgttttggtgtaGGTTCAGCTTGACActatggcaaggaaaacaaaatCCAACACTGGAGGACCTCTTGTTCATCCGAGATAACAGCCATCCAGAACGTGTCTACTACGACATAtatgaaccagtgctctcacaGTTTAAAGAGGCAGTAGGTATGTCTCATCAACATTaggatgtttttattattattctgagGCGCCATTTCTTTCAGCCTCACTGAGAATGATACACTCTTTTTTTTACAGAACAGAGGAACCGAGCGAGGCGTTTCTACCCTGGAGGAGATCTGATCGACTACTTCAAACCAACGGATGACCGTGGATTGGACATCCAATGGAAAACTGTTACAAGCAGACAGTTCCTGGAGTCTTTACTTAAAGGTGAGGCACATTGATATTTCCATATTTTGGCTTTTGGCTAAGTTAATGTGGTGTACGTACGCACATACTCC
This genomic interval from Engraulis encrasicolus isolate BLACKSEA-1 chromosome 16, IST_EnEncr_1.0, whole genome shotgun sequence contains the following:
- the fam151a gene encoding protein FAM151A — translated: MENNAREEVGKGKMEDEDRESSRSSSGSSKGRKLSRESVIMLSVAGGLVLLLLVIAIPAIVLTQSSGSSPVKVPFPPDADMLDFLMGNGKIQDKDGLYATWYHSANNKSQLDEALKSSVMVLEADVQVEGYGTANQTTIPIMAHPPDVFSDNTLQEWIDRVLESDKGIKLDFKSIEAVEPSLQILRAKNQTAHINRPVWLNADIIHGPGVPTFIPVVDGARFIQLIQQTFPEVTISPGWKVLFVPQFPNVTYSEAMMTEMFDAIRNVPQKITFPIHALMAKNGWPYISWLLSQSPRFSLTLWQGKQNPTLEDLLFIRDNSHPERVYYDIYEPVLSQFKEAVEQRNRARRFYPGGDLIDYFKPTDDRGLDIQWKTVTSRQFLESLLKDSSGGMLVIPVVSSAGLPKSPVVHSSEEAEELPLEECLDLILASPKPWGLYLRVKSPSQLAPSLQLLSGAYDQNRLYHPVWINMEVSHGAFQTPGYISGEEFLGTVKTMFPCVTLAPSWPKEALTQGYTPAAVDNMLQLVRGVKQDVSLQLRAEPLAKSDEGLQHLQADENRYSLMVEMDPETDPRTCLQNIMSLRQRGGHRIFINAPTDYVSELSLKVENF